TACTGTTATGACGACCATCATATCCTATTATAACACCTTGTTGTAATAAATTAGGCATAatattaagtaaatattttgtcAGGCCTTGACCTGTTTGTATAATTACTAAATCATTCATTTGACTATATCCTGGACCCATTCGACCTCGAAGCCCAGCAGTACCAAATTCTAatcttttaagaaaaagattagaCAATAGTTTGGTATCaccattattaataatattccaaaCTTCTTTTTCAGCTATTGAATcctgaataaaataaaaatatataatatgattaataaGTGCattgaacaaaaattatgtaagtatattttaatattttatacctGATTCCATTGTAACCATTCATTGATCTTTTTATCCAATATAGTATTGCCagtatttattaaatgtttagaagacataattattgtttattctATTGATTTTAGAATTACTTCTATAGgccttttttataaaaaaaaatatattatttggtattaaattgattttttatttaagtcgaataaaaatgtattaattaattatataataataatgttaatattatcaCTAAGGATCAATTCATAATtcgctatatatatttatatatttatacgatgaATACAGTTATAccgttaaattattatttagtacTAACTTTGATTACATGTAATGTTACAGCGATtgataaattgtataataataataatattatctcttAAGTAACTtccaataattttatcaagatATTCAATCTTGCCCGCTAAACTTCAAACCGTTAGTAAATGTTTTTCAAGTTTTACGATCACGCTCGTGTTAACCTCTAAAAATGGAATATAGCGTATTTATATCAACCGCGCTAAccaaatataatctttatgcaaatattcttcaaatatatgccatatatatgtatatatatagttctaaatctttattttgataatcataaaatattttaattgataaaagatatttttcgtgCCTTCCAAGAAGTTACAGTATGTATATACCGACATGTATTAACATAACACGTGTAAACTTatgattttattgaattaataaaaggGTTCAGAAGTGGgtttaaaagtatttattttacaaaacatctttataatataataaatacaatgtaTTGTGTATGCTAATTAGgatctaataaattataaattaatataacaaagaaTGTATCCAATCTTCATCACTATttgatatttcataattttgatttatttctatagaCGTATTATCACTTTtcaataaatcatttaataaattctctACATTTATCTCAGACTCTTCCTCAATGTTTTCcaatgataaaatttcatttgtcACAACTTTTGTTTCTGGATTGTCATTAACATTCATAGAAGAACAaggtttaataatttcaagcgaattttgtttttgattttgatcATTATTAGAATAGAAACtatttatattagatttaaTATTAGAAGTATCTTCACTTGAATttgataaacatttattatctgAATTTTGAACATTACTGTCAACAGTAGgctgtaattctttttttatagcatgaaaatcaaattttttatattgtttaccTACAGATGCagtttttaattgtttattagTTGATTTATGAATTGTATTAAATGTAGTCGTAGAAGAAGATGCGTCAATTGACAAAGAGTTGGTACCACATTCtgtgttaataaaatttgtactGATATTAGATACTGTGATAGGTGTAGGTAGAGATATAGGTGCTTCATAAGAGACAGTTACAGGTAAACCATTTATTTCTACTGTTGTTACCTTTAAATTAGAAGGTGTAGTACTTTCTtcagtaaatttatttatttgtaattttggATCTAATATAGAACTAGGagattctatattattatgacTTTTGTTAATATTGCTAATATCCGATGtgtctttgttattttctattaacttTTGTTTACTTATACAATTATCTaagtcatttttcattttattgttgCTGCAACTATATTCtgaatttataacatttttatttaaattaggATTTTCTGTTCTTAAAAGTACTTtcttagatatattttctatgcCTATTATATTCTTACTATTCTCATAATAGAAactatttttatcatctttacAAAAAGAGAGGTCATTGGTTTGATCTTGCTGGCAGTCTTCTACATGCATGTTAACATTTTCAAGTCTATTGTCcatattttctaattcgttattttttaagCAGTACGTATTATAATCTGGAAAACAAGCAATTTTTTTGGACTGTACCTCATTAGGAGAGATGCtattatttatagtatttGTAGTAACACTATCGTCAGAGCACTGTGTATCtgataaaaattctcttaAAACTGAATCGGTAGAAGGAGTTTCTGGTGGTGTATATAATGCTAATTCTGTAGATACTGGCACATAATTATTCACTGgtttcaaattaaaatcatCCCAATAGCATGACCAGTTATTTCCAACCTTTCTTTGGACGAATATAAATTCTGCATGACCAAATGGCCATTCACACTGAAAGTATAATAAAGTtttaaaatagtataaaattcttacacacgcacaaatatatacaataaaatcttAAGTAAACTTaagtatttttcaatatagcaaaaaataatatacttcttctccttcacATGCCCATACAGCctcatgaaaattaatttgtaaagctttt
This is a stretch of genomic DNA from Vespula vulgaris chromosome 2, iyVesVulg1.1, whole genome shotgun sequence. It encodes these proteins:
- the LOC127061934 gene encoding myb-like protein X, which codes for MQEFCPLCDKRGFRRRIKALQINFHEAVWACEGEECEWPFGHAEFIFVQRKVGNNWSCYWDDFNLKPVNNYVPVSTELALYTPPETPSTDSVLREFLSDTQCSDDSVTTNTINNSISPNEVQSKKIACFPDYNTYCLKNNELENMDNRLENVNMHVEDCQQDQTNDLSFCKDDKNSFYYENSKNIIGIENISKKVLLRTENPNLNKNVINSEYSCSNNKMKNDLDNCISKQKLIENNKDTSDISNINKSHNNIESPSSILDPKLQINKFTEESTTPSNLKVTTVEINGLPVTVSYEAPISLPTPITVSNISTNFINTECGTNSLSIDASSSTTTFNTIHKSTNKQLKTASVGKQYKKFDFHAIKKELQPTVDSNVQNSDNKCLSNSSEDTSNIKSNINSFYSNNDQNQKQNSLEIIKPCSSMNVNDNPETKVVTNEILSLENIEEESEINVENLLNDLLKSDNTSIEINQNYEISNSDEDWIHSLLY